In Vigna unguiculata cultivar IT97K-499-35 chromosome 3, ASM411807v1, whole genome shotgun sequence, a single genomic region encodes these proteins:
- the LOC114177397 gene encoding 1-Cys peroxiredoxin has translation MPGLTIGDTIPDLHVQTTQGKIELHAFCKNGWTVLFSHPGDFTPVCTTELAKMAQHSSEFYKKGVKLLGLSCDDVESHNEWIKDIEAYISGCKVDYPIISDPKREIIKELNMVDPEEKDSTGNLPSRALHIVGPDLKIKLSFLYPATTGRNIDEVLRVIESLQKASQFKVATPANWKPGESVVISPSVTNEQAKDMFPQGFDTVDLPSNKEYLRLTKV, from the exons ATGCCAGGCCTTACCATCGGAGACACCATTCCTGACCTTCATGTTCAAACCACTCAAGGCAAAATCGAGCTTCATGCCTTCTGTAAGAATGGTTGGACCGTCCTCTTTTCCCACCCAG GTGATTTTACCCCGGTTTGTACCACTGAGCTTGCCAAAATGGCTCAGCATTCCAGTGAGTTTTATAAAAAAGGAGTGAAATTACTGGGTTTATCCTGTGATGATGTTGAATCTCACAATGAGTGGATCAAAGACATTGAAGCCTACATT TCAGGTTGCAAGGTGGATTATCCAATCATCTCTGATCCCAAGAGAGAAATCATCAAGGAACTCAACATGGTTGACCCTGAAGAGAAAGACTCCACCGGAAACCTACCCTCCAGGGCTCTTCATATTGTGGGTCCAGATCTGAAG ATCAAGCTGAGTTTTCTGTATCCTGCTACTACTGGGAGGAACATAGATGAGGTGCTGAGGGTGATAGAGTCCTTGCAGAAGGCCTCTCAGTTCAAGGTTGCAACACCAGCGAACTGGAAGCCAGGGGAGTCTGTTGTGATTTCTCCTAGTGTCACCAACGAGCAAGCCAAAGACATGTTCCCTCAAGGCTTCGACACAGTCGATCTCCCATCCAACAAGGAATATTTGCGTCTCACCAAAGTTTGA